From Paraflavitalea devenefica, the proteins below share one genomic window:
- a CDS encoding ABC transporter permease, protein MFKNHFKTAIRNLVRSKSYAVMNITGLAVGLAACLLIFLLIQFETSFDNFHNHPDRIYRVVAATNTPDGIDYSTHNAFPVAAGLRADYPQLEQVARIYTEDDALVTVMNDKTQATQKKFKVTHLFFADPAFFDIFNFPFIAGNPKTALTAPNTVVLTQQTAEQYFGSWQAAINGYIKYDNGKVCKVTGILKNTPANTDYPLQVVLSFKTVQNDASSDWVSQTSNLNTFVVLPQNMTAQQFDNQLAAFVKKHTPAEYANQGYKLQPLSDIHYDSRFGTFSGKTFSKEVITTLSLIGLFLVIIACINFINLATAQAVKRSKEVGIRKVLGSSQKQLILQFLYETFLITCTAVVMATGIVCITLPLLDTLLQADLEIRFDLPLIAFILVAIIMTTLLSGFYPAIILSGFKPITALKNKLTGRRTGGLSMRRALVVFQFAIAQALIIGTLVVVSQMNFFTNTAMGFDKEAIITVPIPNRSKIDALKTQLLAQAGIKNVSVSAYSPADDSNWGSDFRFDNAIKPTDFEADLKWADADYFKTYNIQFIAGRPYEQSDTVKGFVVNELLARKLGFRDPEDMLGKRINFWDKVEAPVVGVIKDFNGHSLENAIKPTVLGSLKRSYQLINIKIQPQNATQTLASIENLWRQAYPDFIYEYQFLNDKIAGFYQQERQLSQLYTLFAGIALLISCLGLYGLVSFMAVQRIKEVGVRKVLGASAMNIIYLFSKEFTVLVALAFLIAAPFAYYFMHQWLQNFAYRINISAGIFLLTIFASVIIAWLTVGYQSIKAALANPVDSLRRE, encoded by the coding sequence ATGTTTAAAAACCATTTCAAAACTGCTATCAGGAACTTAGTCCGCAGCAAAAGCTATGCTGTGATGAACATTACCGGCCTGGCAGTAGGTCTTGCAGCCTGCCTGCTTATCTTCTTACTCATTCAGTTTGAAACCAGCTTTGATAACTTTCACAACCACCCCGATCGTATTTACAGAGTGGTAGCTGCAACAAACACTCCGGATGGCATCGATTATTCAACGCACAATGCATTTCCGGTGGCAGCAGGTTTGCGGGCAGACTATCCGCAACTGGAACAGGTGGCACGTATTTACACGGAGGACGATGCACTGGTCACGGTGATGAATGACAAAACCCAGGCAACGCAGAAAAAATTTAAAGTAACCCATCTCTTTTTTGCTGACCCCGCCTTTTTTGACATCTTTAATTTCCCCTTTATTGCCGGCAATCCCAAAACGGCCCTGACGGCGCCTAACACCGTTGTATTGACGCAACAAACTGCTGAGCAATATTTTGGCAGCTGGCAGGCCGCCATAAACGGGTACATTAAATACGACAATGGTAAAGTGTGCAAGGTAACCGGCATTTTAAAAAATACGCCGGCTAATACCGACTATCCGCTACAGGTGGTGCTTTCTTTTAAAACGGTACAAAATGATGCTTCTTCAGACTGGGTAAGTCAAACCTCCAACTTAAACACCTTTGTTGTGCTGCCCCAAAATATGACTGCACAGCAATTCGATAACCAGCTTGCCGCCTTTGTAAAAAAACATACACCTGCCGAATATGCCAACCAGGGCTACAAACTGCAGCCGCTAAGCGATATACATTATGACAGCAGGTTTGGTACATTTAGTGGAAAAACCTTCAGCAAAGAGGTGATCACAACCTTAAGTTTGATAGGCTTATTCCTTGTGATCATTGCCTGTATCAACTTTATTAATCTGGCAACCGCACAGGCTGTAAAACGTTCCAAAGAAGTGGGTATCAGGAAAGTCCTGGGCAGCAGCCAAAAGCAATTGATCCTTCAGTTTCTGTATGAAACATTTCTTATTACCTGTACTGCTGTTGTTATGGCAACAGGCATTGTATGCATCACTTTACCATTGCTGGATACCCTTTTACAGGCAGATCTGGAAATACGTTTTGACCTTCCCCTCATAGCATTTATCCTGGTGGCCATCATTATGACCACCTTGTTGTCGGGCTTTTACCCCGCCATCATCCTGTCGGGGTTTAAGCCCATCACCGCACTGAAAAATAAATTAACCGGCAGAAGGACAGGAGGGCTTTCTATGAGAAGGGCATTGGTTGTTTTTCAGTTTGCCATTGCCCAGGCTTTGATCATAGGGACATTGGTGGTGGTGAGCCAGATGAATTTTTTCACCAATACAGCTATGGGTTTTGATAAGGAGGCCATCATTACGGTGCCCATTCCCAACAGGTCTAAAATAGATGCCCTAAAAACACAGTTGCTGGCGCAGGCCGGGATAAAAAATGTAAGCGTTAGTGCGTACAGCCCCGCAGATGATTCAAATTGGGGGAGCGATTTCAGGTTTGACAATGCCATAAAACCCACCGATTTTGAAGCTGATCTTAAATGGGCCGATGCTGATTATTTTAAAACGTACAATATTCAGTTCATAGCCGGCCGGCCTTATGAACAATCCGATACCGTAAAAGGATTTGTAGTGAATGAATTGCTGGCAAGAAAATTAGGTTTCAGGGATCCGGAGGATATGCTCGGTAAAAGGATAAACTTTTGGGACAAAGTAGAGGCTCCTGTTGTGGGGGTTATAAAAGACTTTAATGGTCATTCGTTGGAAAATGCCATAAAGCCAACCGTGCTGGGTTCATTAAAGCGGTCGTACCAGTTGATCAACATAAAAATACAACCGCAAAATGCAACACAGACCCTCGCCTCGATAGAAAACCTTTGGCGCCAGGCTTATCCGGATTTTATCTATGAATACCAGTTTCTCAATGATAAAATTGCCGGTTTCTATCAACAGGAACGTCAGCTTTCCCAACTGTATACCCTATTTGCCGGCATTGCCCTGTTGATTTCCTGCCTTGGGTTGTACGGCCTTGTTTCATTTATGGCAGTGCAGCGTATCAAAGAAGTAGGTGTCAGGAAAGTATTGGGGGCCTCAGCAATGAACATCATCTACCTGTTTTCAAAAGAATTTACGGTGCTGGTTGCCCTTGCCTTCTTAATTGCCGCGCCGTTCGCTTATTATTTCATGCACCAGTGGCTCCAAAACTTTGCCTACAGGATAAACATAAGCGCAGGGATATTTCTGTTGACGATATTCGCTTCAGTAATCATCGCCTGGCTTACGGTGGGCTATCAATCAATAAAAGCCGCATTAGCCAACCCGGTAGATAGTTTGAGGAGGGAGTGA
- a CDS encoding DUF4249 domain-containing protein, which yields MNRRFYYLMGILFLLATGCTKDFDIDPGEAAPQYVIEGKISNMRGPHYVRVTKAANRLGTDMPPLSGVDNAEAITGALVIIRDDMGMTDTLRPVPQSNRRYNPLYMGDRGYYGTTRLTGIPGHTYYLQVHIGSKVFQASAYMPATAPVIDSVVLKKDPVADPSGQRGDAAFAYFKEPRDELNYYLLQHNIIADSAFEAARVYFSYTSVFPLYVFDDKTLSPYVEGMQLRTIFADNFGNNRMEPYWFTPGDSLQVRLSSLTRNTYDYLKALEKQFLDDGNVYRPTPASPTGNISGGALGLFWAANVSHKVYRP from the coding sequence ATGAACAGGCGCTTCTATTATTTAATGGGTATTTTGTTTTTATTGGCGACCGGGTGTACAAAGGATTTTGATATTGATCCTGGAGAAGCGGCCCCCCAATATGTTATTGAAGGAAAGATCAGCAATATGCGGGGACCCCATTATGTACGGGTCACCAAAGCCGCCAACAGGCTGGGCACGGACATGCCTCCTCTATCCGGCGTAGATAATGCCGAAGCGATAACAGGAGCCCTGGTGATTATAAGGGATGATATGGGTATGACGGATACACTCAGACCTGTGCCCCAAAGTAATCGCCGGTATAATCCTTTGTATATGGGAGATCGTGGGTATTATGGAACCACCAGGCTGACCGGTATACCGGGACATACGTATTACCTGCAGGTGCATATTGGCAGCAAAGTGTTCCAGGCATCGGCCTATATGCCGGCCACGGCGCCGGTTATTGATTCTGTGGTGTTGAAAAAAGATCCTGTCGCCGATCCCTCCGGCCAGCGGGGCGATGCCGCTTTTGCTTATTTTAAAGAACCGCGGGATGAGCTCAATTATTACCTGTTGCAGCATAATATTATTGCCGACTCCGCTTTTGAAGCTGCCCGCGTATATTTTAGTTATACTTCGGTCTTTCCCCTCTACGTTTTCGATGACAAGACTTTGTCGCCTTATGTGGAAGGCATGCAATTGCGTACCATTTTTGCCGATAATTTTGGCAATAACAGGATGGAGCCTTACTGGTTTACACCCGGGGACTCGCTGCAAGTGCGGTTGTCTTCATTGACCAGGAATACCTACGACTATCTCAAGGCACTGGAAAAGCAATTCCTGGATGATGGCAATGTATACCGGCCGACGCCGGCTTCCCCTACCGGCAATATCAGCGGCGGCGCACTGGGGCTTTTCTGGGCGGCCAATGTTTCGCATAAAGTGTACCGGCCGTAA
- a CDS encoding DUF4249 domain-containing protein encodes MSKCFYLLMSIVLLATGCTKDFDIDPGEAAPQYVIDGRISNMQGPYYVRVTKTAKIGLDTFVTTLWYHNAEAVNDALVIMTDDRGMADTLSPVDHRDPRYNPIFGGSRGYYGTTRITGIPGHTYHLQVRIGHEVFQSSAYMPATVPVIDSVVFKKDLIADPSGIMGDAVFAYFKEPQHEQNYYLLQLNNIRDSSNDIARGFYADGVVFPFYVFDDKALPPYVEGMEVHTIITDDYRRKRLSPYWVMPWWYPIQVRLSSLTRHTYEYFKALEKQFLVDGNVYQPAPASASGNISGGALGLFWAANVSHKVAPR; translated from the coding sequence ATGAGCAAGTGTTTCTATTTATTAATGAGTATCGTGTTGTTAGCAACAGGGTGTACGAAGGATTTTGATATTGACCCCGGGGAAGCAGCTCCCCAATACGTTATTGACGGAAGGATCAGCAATATGCAGGGGCCTTACTATGTAAGGGTCACAAAAACCGCCAAGATAGGATTAGATACGTTCGTTACTACGCTCTGGTATCATAATGCCGAAGCAGTAAATGACGCCCTGGTCATTATGACTGATGATAGGGGCATGGCTGATACGCTCAGTCCTGTGGATCATCGTGACCCCAGGTATAATCCTATCTTTGGAGGAAGTCGTGGTTATTACGGAACCACCAGGATCACCGGTATTCCGGGGCATACTTATCATCTGCAGGTGCGTATTGGCCATGAGGTGTTTCAGTCATCCGCCTATATGCCGGCCACGGTGCCGGTTATTGATTCAGTGGTGTTTAAAAAAGATCTTATCGCAGACCCCTCCGGAATCATGGGCGATGCCGTTTTTGCTTATTTTAAAGAACCCCAGCATGAGCAAAATTATTACCTGCTACAGCTTAATAACATCAGGGATTCTTCCAATGACATTGCCCGCGGATTTTATGCTGATGGGGTAGTCTTTCCCTTCTATGTTTTCGATGACAAAGCTTTACCGCCTTATGTGGAAGGCATGGAAGTGCATACTATTATTACCGATGATTATCGCCGTAAGCGCCTGTCGCCTTACTGGGTTATGCCCTGGTGGTATCCCATACAAGTGCGGTTGTCTTCATTGACCAGGCATACCTACGAATATTTCAAAGCACTGGAAAAGCAATTCCTGGTTGATGGCAATGTCTACCAACCAGCACCGGCCTCTGCCAGCGGCAATATCAGCGGCGGCGCGCTGGGGCTTTTCTGGGCGGCTAACGTTTCGCATAAGGTGGCACCACGGTAA
- a CDS encoding TonB-dependent receptor yields the protein MNPLKPVLVLLLCALLNTSATHAQDISKVMIDIELKNATLAEAFNKIESLTPFRITYKTEDIAPVKGITYRQRKVSVKKVLTDLLARTGLQFEQEQQYILIKKINKSSSRSATIYGFVTSGQSGETLPGATVSVSGEKTFYTVTNGYGFYSLTVPEGTYSLSCSYTGFRDFDQKITAQQAFKNNIELAGKLANHLDSVVVAAAGKKSMIRRTITGNHRLDITEIKKIAMAGGEPDVLKSLQFLPGIQTSNEGTTNLSVRGGSYDQNLVLLDEAPVYNPSHTLGIFSTFNTDAIKDVAIYKGVFPAHYGGRLSSVIDVKMKEGNSKEHTLSGGIGLLASRLTYEGPVKKDRSSFMLSGRYSNVGVLLNLADKISFLKFHTTGSKVAFYDLNAKFNPILGDKDRLYLSAYTGHDNFFLDLIDASNQMKWGNTTISARWNHVFNARFFANTSLLYSHYRSSSYNLDNNGRFKLDSKLQEVTLKTDMEWMVNTNNLLRWGAGITGQAVSPGKMTPMDTGAVTKEVSLNDRRSAQLFAYISNEQRISKSLSISYGLRATSFLALGDALVYQYNADTTAVVDSTYYPKGKVIKAYFGAEPRVTARLLLSPVASLKLSYGRNYQFQHLLTNSSVGLPTDIWMPSDPYFKPQYSDQLAAGFYQTFRDGMYEGSVELYYRESKNIIDFRDNAEVFLNDKIETQVLTGQAQGYGLEFLLKKNKGVTHGWISYTYSKSSRQINGVNNNAWYPANYDHRHNVSLVYNQAISKRWSLSANWVYRSGGRTTMPIGSYVFNNARFLYYSTRNGYTLPAYHRLDLSMTLSGKSHPKRKWQGEWVLSVYNVYHRKNVFALYVRQNIFDFSKVKASMVYLTGMLPTVSYNFKF from the coding sequence ATGAACCCACTTAAACCAGTGCTGGTGCTCTTGCTTTGTGCCCTGTTGAACACCAGTGCTACCCATGCCCAGGATATCAGTAAGGTGATGATCGATATCGAATTGAAAAATGCCACACTTGCTGAGGCATTTAACAAGATAGAATCCCTCACTCCTTTCAGGATAACCTATAAGACGGAAGATATCGCCCCTGTTAAAGGCATCACTTACCGCCAACGGAAGGTGTCGGTGAAAAAGGTATTGACCGACCTGCTGGCCCGTACGGGTTTGCAATTTGAACAGGAGCAACAGTATATACTGATCAAAAAGATCAACAAGTCCTCGTCGCGCAGCGCCACTATTTATGGGTTTGTGACTTCGGGCCAATCTGGTGAAACGCTGCCAGGCGCCACGGTCAGTGTATCGGGGGAAAAGACATTCTATACCGTTACGAATGGTTATGGATTTTATTCGCTGACGGTTCCCGAAGGGACGTATTCGCTGAGCTGTTCTTATACCGGCTTCCGTGATTTTGACCAAAAGATAACTGCACAGCAGGCATTTAAGAACAATATCGAGCTGGCCGGAAAGCTGGCCAATCATCTTGACTCCGTTGTGGTAGCTGCCGCCGGCAAGAAAAGTATGATCAGAAGAACGATCACGGGCAATCACCGGCTGGATATAACCGAGATCAAAAAGATCGCTATGGCAGGCGGCGAGCCGGATGTATTAAAAAGCCTGCAGTTTTTGCCGGGTATCCAAACTTCCAATGAGGGCACCACCAATTTATCCGTGCGCGGCGGTTCCTATGACCAGAACCTGGTGTTACTGGATGAAGCGCCGGTATACAATCCCTCCCATACGCTGGGGATCTTTTCCACTTTTAATACAGACGCCATTAAGGATGTAGCGATTTACAAAGGTGTATTCCCTGCGCATTACGGCGGCCGCTTGTCGTCGGTAATAGATGTGAAAATGAAAGAAGGAAATAGCAAGGAGCACACGCTATCCGGCGGCATCGGGCTGCTGGCCAGCCGGCTGACGTACGAAGGGCCTGTTAAGAAAGACAGATCATCTTTTATGTTGTCGGGGCGGTATAGTAATGTGGGCGTATTGCTCAACCTGGCCGACAAAATCAGTTTTTTGAAGTTTCACACTACCGGCAGCAAGGTGGCGTTTTATGACCTGAATGCCAAGTTCAATCCCATTCTAGGCGATAAGGACCGGCTCTATTTGTCGGCTTATACCGGGCATGACAATTTTTTTCTTGACCTTATCGATGCCTCCAACCAGATGAAATGGGGCAATACCACGATCAGCGCCCGGTGGAACCACGTATTCAATGCCCGTTTTTTTGCCAATACTTCGCTGCTGTATAGCCATTACAGGAGCTCCAGTTATAACCTGGATAATAACGGGCGTTTTAAACTGGACAGCAAGCTGCAGGAAGTCACCTTAAAAACAGACATGGAATGGATGGTCAATACCAATAACCTGTTAAGGTGGGGAGCGGGCATCACCGGTCAGGCGGTATCTCCCGGCAAGATGACGCCGATGGATACCGGTGCTGTTACAAAGGAAGTATCCCTGAATGACCGCCGTTCCGCGCAGTTGTTTGCCTATATCAGTAATGAGCAAAGGATCAGCAAAAGCCTTAGCATTTCCTATGGGTTGCGGGCAACCAGCTTCCTGGCGCTGGGCGATGCGCTCGTATACCAGTATAATGCGGATACGACAGCCGTTGTTGACAGCACCTATTACCCGAAAGGAAAAGTGATCAAAGCTTATTTTGGAGCAGAACCGCGGGTGACTGCCCGCCTTTTATTGTCCCCTGTGGCTTCGCTGAAGTTATCGTATGGGCGGAATTACCAGTTCCAGCATTTACTCACGAATTCTTCCGTTGGATTGCCCACGGATATCTGGATGCCTTCCGATCCTTATTTTAAACCTCAATATTCCGATCAGCTTGCCGCCGGTTTTTATCAAACATTCCGCGACGGTATGTATGAAGGAAGCGTAGAATTGTATTACCGGGAATCGAAAAATATTATTGATTTCAGGGACAATGCGGAAGTTTTTCTGAATGATAAAATTGAAACGCAGGTATTGACCGGACAAGCCCAGGGATATGGCCTTGAATTCCTGTTGAAAAAGAACAAGGGCGTCACCCATGGCTGGATCAGCTATACGTATTCCAAATCATCGCGCCAGATCAATGGGGTGAATAATAACGCATGGTACCCGGCCAATTATGATCACCGGCATAATGTTTCCCTCGTGTACAACCAGGCTATCAGTAAAAGGTGGAGCTTATCGGCCAATTGGGTGTACCGGAGCGGCGGACGCACGACGATGCCTATAGGAAGTTATGTTTTCAACAATGCCCGTTTCCTGTATTATAGTACCAGGAACGGGTATACCCTGCCGGCTTATCACCGGCTGGACCTCAGTATGACTTTAAGCGGCAAGTCGCACCCAAAAAGAAAATGGCAGGGTGAATGGGTGTTGAGCGTTTATAATGTTTATCACCGGAAGAATGTATTCGCCCTATATGTACGCCAGAACATATTTGATTTTTCCAAGGTAAAAGCCTCAATGGTATACCTGACCGGCATGCTGCCCACCGTATCCTACAATTTCAAATTTTAA
- a CDS encoding FecR family protein, translating into MEKERLRYLLEQYLAEIATAPELEELSQVLKAGTDSTLARDLLAEMMAKETPAFPADKERWLQLPQEIVQIDKHRAERPATSPAPVFKLFWWTAAAAVLLLIGLGGYLWMNQQDRSSLAITETNNRDSVVSTAPGEQRAVVLPDGSHVWLNAASSLRFPVAFTGSERVVELSGEAFFDVAHADRIPFRIHSGKMTTTVLGTAFNITAHPPQNNMAVAVQRGKVQVQTGDRVLAVLEKGRQIKVSPDTFYLKDVDTLSVAAWRTGRLLYKDELLEDIVADLQRTFKDSIVIQSPALKKTSLTISFDQQNGLEQALYMLCRATDSRLNKKDGIYTIE; encoded by the coding sequence ATGGAAAAAGAACGCCTGCGCTATTTGCTGGAGCAGTACCTGGCTGAAATAGCCACAGCCCCCGAACTGGAGGAGCTTTCACAGGTATTGAAAGCGGGTACCGACAGTACGTTAGCCAGGGACCTGTTGGCCGAAATGATGGCAAAAGAGACGCCAGCTTTCCCGGCGGATAAAGAGCGCTGGCTACAACTGCCACAGGAGATCGTGCAGATCGACAAGCACCGTGCTGAGCGACCCGCCACATCCCCTGCCCCGGTCTTCAAATTGTTCTGGTGGACTGCCGCTGCAGCAGTGCTGTTGCTGATCGGATTGGGTGGCTATTTATGGATGAACCAGCAGGACCGGTCTTCATTGGCAATTACCGAAACAAACAACCGGGACAGTGTTGTTTCAACAGCGCCGGGTGAACAACGCGCTGTAGTGCTACCTGATGGCAGTCATGTATGGCTGAACGCAGCTTCCTCTCTCCGTTTTCCGGTTGCTTTTACCGGTTCTGAGCGGGTAGTGGAGCTGTCGGGTGAAGCCTTCTTTGATGTAGCACATGCTGATCGTATCCCCTTCCGCATTCATTCGGGCAAGATGACTACCACGGTACTGGGTACGGCTTTTAATATAACGGCGCATCCACCACAAAACAATATGGCGGTTGCTGTTCAACGTGGCAAGGTACAGGTGCAGACAGGCGACCGGGTATTAGCTGTGTTGGAGAAGGGTCGACAGATCAAGGTATCCCCGGACACCTTTTACCTGAAGGATGTTGATACTTTATCTGTTGCCGCCTGGAGAACCGGCCGCCTGCTGTATAAAGATGAGCTGCTGGAGGATATTGTGGCCGACCTGCAAAGAACTTTTAAAGATTCCATAGTCATCCAATCGCCTGCACTGAAAAAAACAAGCCTCACGATCTCGTTTGATCAACAGAACGGTTTGGAACAGGCGCTCTATATGCTCTGCCGGGCAACGGATAGCCGGCTGAACAAGAAGGATGGCATTTACACAATAGAATAA
- a CDS encoding RNA polymerase sigma factor: protein MSLPDNDHLLFQLIAEGDEQAFTALFNLYLPRLYPFIVKLTKSEPAVQEIIQETFIKVWLNRDKLAGMENPGGWLFRVASNQCYDYLRKRALNDQLFTALTTDTAITSAPHEGADAKELKRLVGEAVQLLPAQRQKIYLMSREQGKTIPEIARELQLSPNTVKNTLVVSLQFIRDYLVKHGITFFLSELFLFP from the coding sequence ATGAGCTTACCCGATAACGATCATTTATTGTTCCAACTGATAGCCGAAGGGGATGAACAGGCTTTTACAGCGCTGTTCAACTTGTATTTGCCCAGGCTGTATCCTTTTATTGTCAAGCTTACGAAGTCGGAACCGGCGGTACAGGAGATCATCCAGGAAACTTTCATCAAGGTATGGTTGAACCGGGACAAACTTGCCGGGATGGAAAACCCCGGCGGCTGGCTGTTCAGGGTAGCCTCCAATCAATGTTATGACTACCTGCGCAAACGCGCCCTGAATGATCAGCTTTTTACCGCCCTCACCACAGATACAGCTATAACAAGCGCCCCGCATGAAGGAGCCGATGCCAAAGAGCTGAAACGCCTTGTGGGGGAAGCAGTACAATTATTGCCGGCACAGCGCCAAAAGATATACCTGATGAGCAGGGAACAGGGGAAAACGATCCCGGAAATTGCCCGTGAACTCCAGCTTTCCCCCAATACGGTTAAGAATACGCTTGTTGTATCCCTGCAATTTATCCGCGACTACCTGGTTAAACATGGCATCACCTTCTTTTTATCAGAGCTGTTCCTCTTTCCCTAA
- a CDS encoding right-handed parallel beta-helix repeat-containing protein — protein MRFLSILLLLSCLPRSLWAITLHTGHGQRYADMTAAAKVAVPGDTILVHNGTYRGDQSLQGLQGAPGKWIYLLAEKSGAVFFEGGATAWAGTDIAYLHIEGFVFTGQTGNGVNLDDGGTYTSPAHHIVLQHCIFRNMAATGNNDLLKLSGVDALIMQQCIFLNGSPGGSGIDMVGCHNSLIRQCRFENMGANAVQIKGGSSDIRIEACIFKNAGSRAINLGGGTGQAFFRPADATWEATALKVYSNIFTGSEVPVAFVGCTWSEVVNNTFYKPGRWVIRILQENRDTVRFVKCSNNTFRNNIIYMDQQVRTICSIGPGTAPETFTFSNNAWFHSGNSAWPGPQLPVPEKDGLTGKDPGFSNAEQEDFSIPASSPAAAAGCPVQHPQNDHAGKRFLPTRAIGALEVKQ, from the coding sequence ATGCGTTTCCTGTCCATCCTCTTGCTCCTTTCCTGCCTGCCTCGTTCCTTATGGGCTATCACGCTGCATACAGGCCACGGACAACGCTATGCGGACATGACTGCTGCTGCGAAGGTGGCTGTTCCGGGTGATACCATCCTCGTGCATAATGGCACTTACCGCGGTGATCAATCCTTGCAGGGCCTGCAGGGCGCACCTGGTAAATGGATATACCTCCTTGCGGAGAAGAGTGGCGCCGTGTTCTTTGAAGGAGGCGCCACGGCCTGGGCTGGTACCGATATCGCCTACCTGCACATCGAAGGGTTTGTCTTTACCGGGCAAACAGGCAATGGCGTCAATCTCGATGACGGGGGCACCTATACTTCCCCGGCACACCATATCGTATTACAGCATTGTATCTTTCGTAATATGGCTGCTACCGGCAACAATGACCTGTTGAAACTATCAGGTGTAGATGCGCTTATCATGCAGCAATGCATCTTTCTGAACGGGTCGCCCGGCGGCAGTGGCATCGATATGGTGGGCTGTCACAACAGTCTCATCCGTCAGTGCCGCTTTGAGAACATGGGCGCCAATGCCGTGCAAATAAAAGGCGGCAGCAGCGATATCCGTATAGAAGCCTGTATATTTAAAAATGCCGGCAGCAGGGCCATCAACCTCGGCGGCGGTACAGGGCAGGCTTTCTTCAGGCCGGCCGATGCTACCTGGGAAGCGACTGCTTTAAAAGTTTATAGCAATATATTTACCGGATCGGAAGTGCCCGTGGCCTTTGTGGGGTGTACCTGGTCGGAAGTAGTGAACAATACCTTCTATAAACCGGGCAGGTGGGTCATCCGCATCCTGCAGGAAAACAGGGATACTGTCCGTTTTGTCAAATGCAGCAACAATACCTTCCGCAACAATATTATTTATATGGACCAGCAGGTGCGCACCATCTGTAGCATTGGTCCGGGTACGGCGCCGGAAACTTTTACCTTCTCCAACAATGCGTGGTTCCATAGCGGCAACAGCGCCTGGCCGGGCCCACAACTACCAGTGCCCGAAAAGGACGGACTGACCGGCAAAGATCCAGGGTTCAGTAATGCTGAGCAGGAAGATTTTTCCATTCCTGCGAGCAGTCCCGCCGCTGCCGCAGGATGCCCGGTGCAACACCCGCAAAACGACCATGCCGGCAAACGGTTCCTCCCAACACGGGCTATCGGCGCGTTGGAAGTAAAACAATGA
- a CDS encoding phosphotransferase enzyme family protein, with product MKPAFPATYSTLCPIALASLISEKYETGNVQCKFLVRGVGDTYLVESSKDRFILRVYRSSHRNLPQIKEEVELLLALKQADVSVSYPIPDVSGEAIQQLEAVEGNRYAVLFNYAPGRTVRIMNENQLRTLGHEMARFHNVSSTIGPGGARWNFDPETTLLRPLEILKPAFAEDPEGYAWLRQAVAQAVKKLSSLNTAGFSKGYCHFDFLPKNFHFEGDSVTFFDFDFMGYGWLVNDIMSFWQHLILDVYNGRTTQPAANDAYSIFLDGYREHRPVSEEELAAVPYLSLGFWLFYMGFHTTHDQFYAFSQPSQVKLFTGILRHIAATYWDKEGDL from the coding sequence ATGAAACCTGCTTTCCCTGCAACTTATTCTACCCTTTGCCCTATAGCCCTGGCCTCGTTAATCTCAGAAAAATACGAAACAGGAAATGTTCAATGCAAATTCCTGGTCCGGGGAGTAGGCGATACTTATTTGGTTGAATCATCCAAAGACCGGTTTATACTCCGGGTGTACCGTTCTTCTCATCGAAACCTACCACAAATAAAAGAGGAAGTGGAGTTGCTGTTGGCGTTGAAGCAGGCTGATGTATCCGTGTCTTATCCTATCCCCGATGTTTCCGGGGAGGCTATTCAGCAGCTTGAAGCAGTTGAAGGGAATAGATATGCAGTGCTATTCAATTATGCGCCTGGTCGTACAGTAAGGATAATGAATGAAAACCAACTGCGTACCCTGGGTCATGAAATGGCGCGCTTTCATAATGTATCATCAACTATCGGACCGGGAGGAGCCAGGTGGAATTTTGATCCTGAAACCACCCTTCTCAGACCCCTGGAAATATTGAAACCCGCCTTTGCAGAAGATCCTGAAGGCTACGCCTGGCTGCGGCAGGCAGTGGCACAGGCAGTCAAAAAATTGTCCTCACTAAACACAGCCGGATTCTCAAAAGGCTATTGCCATTTTGACTTCCTCCCCAAAAACTTTCATTTTGAAGGTGATTCGGTTACCTTTTTCGACTTTGATTTTATGGGTTACGGCTGGCTGGTGAATGACATCATGTCCTTTTGGCAACATCTTATCCTGGATGTATATAACGGAAGGACGACACAACCAGCAGCCAATGACGCCTATTCCATTTTCCTGGATGGCTATCGTGAACACCGTCCTGTGAGTGAAGAGGAATTGGCAGCAGTACCTTACCTCTCCCTGGGATTCTGGCTTTTTTATATGGGCTTTCATACTACCCACGATCAATTCTATGCTTTTAGCCAGCCTTCGCAAGTAAAATTGTTTACCGGGATCTTAAGACATATAGCAGCCACTTATTGGGATAAGGAGGGTGATTTGTAA